The Persephonella atlantica genome includes a window with the following:
- a CDS encoding O-antigen ligase family protein has translation MKYPVLTFSAVSMFSTVLFAPKMIFKAVEEGIFQLIYFYKTDVNRRTVRNVIYLFVFIGIFLLPVVFFKYFTVGETRPIWGGTFEVGQFYAEFALMTVLLGIAAWKEKDNRKIILYAGLFFIFAVVLILTHRRSPILGFFIIFVLLSFILSKNGIINKKIFAGLIISSLVVGVSGYIYLSQTDVRFKTLNNVIMGKEPLNYHTLNRISSARVGIGYDAVKIIQNDIKEGNYINLLIGHGVRSGYYLPHERSPKTWVKYESVFILSEFIEKGIVGLIAELFIIFIAFKTFLTVKIRENADIIALGLFIPLLIHIIGSVFTFFWDALLPLYLLLFKLGELYFSKRAEEVG, from the coding sequence ATGAAATATCCTGTATTAACGTTTTCAGCTGTTTCTATGTTTTCAACTGTTTTATTTGCTCCAAAGATGATTTTTAAGGCTGTAGAAGAGGGTATATTTCAGCTTATATATTTTTATAAAACAGATGTAAACAGGAGGACAGTTAGAAACGTTATTTATCTGTTTGTATTCATAGGGATTTTCCTGCTACCTGTTGTTTTTTTCAAATATTTTACCGTTGGAGAGACCCGTCCCATATGGGGTGGAACATTTGAGGTCGGACAGTTTTACGCTGAGTTTGCCTTGATGACTGTTTTGTTAGGAATTGCTGCGTGGAAAGAAAAAGATAATAGAAAGATTATTCTATATGCAGGGCTGTTTTTTATTTTTGCAGTGGTTTTGATTTTGACACATAGGCGTTCTCCAATACTGGGATTTTTTATAATTTTTGTTCTTCTCAGTTTTATTCTTAGCAAAAATGGGATTATTAACAAAAAGATTTTTGCAGGATTGATAATTTCTTCTCTTGTTGTAGGAGTGTCAGGGTACATATATCTGTCCCAGACAGATGTTAGATTCAAAACATTAAACAATGTGATAATGGGAAAAGAGCCTTTGAACTATCATACACTAAATAGGATAAGTTCTGCACGGGTCGGTATTGGCTACGATGCTGTGAAGATAATACAGAATGACATAAAGGAGGGAAATTATATTAATCTGCTTATAGGACACGGCGTTCGCTCAGGTTATTATCTGCCTCACGAGAGAAGTCCAAAAACGTGGGTCAAGTATGAGTCTGTGTTTATACTGTCTGAATTTATTGAGAAAGGTATTGTTGGTCTGATAGCAGAGCTGTTTATCATATTTATTGCTTTTAAAACTTTCCTTACTGTGAAAATAAGAGAAAATGCAGATATCATTGCATTAGGTCTGTTTATTCCCCTTCTTATACATATTATTGGCTCTGTGTTTACATTTTTCTGGGATGCGCTGCTTCCCTTATATCTGCTCCTGTTTAAATTAGGTGAGTTATACTTTAGTAAAAGGGCAGAAGAGGTCGGATGA
- a CDS encoding glycosyltransferase family 4 protein: MFLYITVPFIISFVGNVVSAFFSKKTGFFIDSVDADKPQKVHKTPVPRIGGIGIFLGFFTGIFFFMENKDFMLGLFISSLPVFLTGLFEDYHGNIPPKLRLVFMSVGAALSVFTLNAVVNSIGFISFPFFIAVPFTIFAVVGIINAFNMVDGLNGLSSGLGIISLTFFSYVLYMVGDLEFFTLCVALAGSLLGFFVLNFPYGKIFLGDGGAYFLGFLMAVISVLMVGRNPEISPWFPVVILAYPIFDVLFAMFRRKFIQKTSPFSPDKLHLHSLIYKKIVKNNPLSSMFIFVLSVPFDFMAVLFFDNTNVLFFLFVMFCLTYLLLYYYLSKNLIKRRVKLG; encoded by the coding sequence ATGTTTTTATACATAACTGTTCCTTTTATTATTTCTTTTGTAGGAAATGTAGTTAGTGCTTTTTTTTCAAAGAAAACTGGTTTTTTTATAGATAGTGTTGATGCAGATAAACCTCAAAAGGTTCATAAAACTCCTGTTCCCAGAATTGGTGGAATAGGTATTTTTTTAGGTTTTTTTACTGGAATTTTTTTCTTTATGGAAAACAAAGATTTTATGTTGGGACTGTTCATCTCTTCTCTACCTGTTTTCCTGACAGGTTTATTTGAGGATTATCACGGAAATATACCTCCTAAGCTTAGGCTTGTTTTTATGTCTGTAGGGGCAGCTCTATCAGTGTTTACTCTAAATGCGGTGGTTAACAGTATAGGTTTTATTTCTTTTCCATTTTTTATTGCTGTTCCTTTTACCATTTTTGCTGTTGTTGGTATTATTAATGCTTTTAACATGGTTGATGGGCTAAATGGTCTATCATCAGGCTTAGGTATTATATCCCTCACCTTTTTTTCTTATGTGCTGTATATGGTAGGAGATTTAGAGTTTTTTACTCTTTGTGTAGCGTTGGCAGGAAGTTTGCTGGGATTTTTTGTTTTAAATTTTCCTTATGGCAAGATATTCTTAGGAGATGGAGGAGCATACTTTTTAGGTTTCTTGATGGCTGTTATATCTGTTCTAATGGTGGGCAGGAATCCAGAAATATCACCCTGGTTCCCAGTAGTTATTCTTGCTTATCCAATATTTGATGTTTTATTTGCAATGTTCCGGAGAAAATTTATCCAGAAAACATCCCCATTTTCCCCTGATAAGCTCCACCTTCATTCATTGATTTACAAAAAGATAGTAAAAAACAATCCTCTCTCTTCCATGTTTATTTTTGTGTTGTCTGTTCCTTTTGATTTTATGGCGGTTTTATTTTTTGATAATACTAATGTGTTGTTTTTCCTGTTTGTAATGTTTTGTCTGACTTACCTGCTTCTTTACTATTATCTGAGTAAAAATCTGATAAAAAGGAGAGTTAAACTTGGATAG
- the rfbD gene encoding dTDP-4-dehydrorhamnose reductase: MAKYLIFGKNGQLGKEFVKTFEKEKKEFYALEHKECDISDLSSVLEVFKGIKPDVVINCAAYNQVDKAEEDYRTAIKVNSLGVRNLAFASKRFNAFLIHYSTDYVFDGEKEDGLCTEEDNPNPLNEYGKSKLLGEIFLKEETEKYLIFRTSWVYGEGKQNFIYKLMQWAKDNDYLKVAYDEISVPTSTRTIVEVSLKAVEQGLTGLYHLTNSGYASRYEWAKKVFEIKGIKKFIKPVSSDIFNLPAKRPKFSAMGNDRIKNILKIDIIEWEEEIKRYLRF; encoded by the coding sequence ATGGCTAAATATCTGATTTTTGGTAAAAATGGTCAGCTTGGAAAAGAGTTTGTTAAAACTTTTGAAAAGGAAAAAAAAGAGTTTTATGCATTAGAGCATAAAGAGTGTGATATATCTGACCTGAGCAGTGTTTTGGAAGTTTTTAAGGGTATAAAACCAGATGTAGTCATAAACTGTGCTGCTTACAATCAGGTAGATAAAGCAGAGGAAGATTATAGGACAGCTATAAAGGTTAACAGTCTTGGAGTTAGAAATTTAGCCTTTGCTTCTAAAAGGTTTAATGCGTTTTTGATTCATTACTCTACTGATTATGTATTTGATGGAGAAAAAGAAGATGGATTATGTACAGAAGAGGACAATCCGAATCCTTTGAACGAGTATGGAAAGAGTAAGCTTTTAGGTGAAATATTTCTAAAAGAAGAAACAGAAAAATACCTTATCTTCAGGACAAGCTGGGTGTATGGGGAAGGTAAACAGAACTTTATTTATAAACTGATGCAGTGGGCAAAAGACAACGATTATCTGAAAGTGGCTTATGATGAGATATCTGTTCCCACGTCAACAAGAACAATTGTGGAAGTCTCTCTAAAGGCCGTTGAGCAGGGCTTAACAGGTTTATACCACTTAACAAACTCAGGTTATGCATCAAGGTATGAATGGGCTAAGAAAGTTTTTGAGATAAAAGGAATAAAAAAGTTTATAAAACCTGTCTCTTCTGATATTTTTAACCTGCCAGCAAAAAGACCAAAATTTTCTGCTATGGGTAATGACAGGATTAAAAATATTCTGAAAATAGATATAATAGAATGGGAAGAGGAAATAAAAAGATATTTAAGGTTTTGA
- the rfbB gene encoding dTDP-glucose 4,6-dehydratase encodes MKLLVTGGAGFIGSEFVRQAVYRGIETVVIDKLTYAGDLERLKSVIDKIKFYRADVTNREFVEHIFKAEKPDVVVHWAAESHVDRSILDASPFIEANVKGTQVLLDVAKESDIKLFINIATDEVYGELGEDGQFFEDTPLVPNSPYSASKAAADMLGRAYSRTYGLPVITVRPSNNYGWWQYPEKLIPVVILKALNNEPIPVYGTGENVREWLFVSDCAEAVFEVIKKGKVGEVYNVGSGEERKNIDVVKAVLTVLGKPEELITFVKDRPGHDFRYSLNTEKIEKEIGWKAKVKFEEGLEKTVAWYLDNIQWVEKKLKYLKNYWEKIYG; translated from the coding sequence TTGAAACTATTAGTAACAGGCGGAGCAGGATTTATAGGAAGTGAGTTTGTCAGACAGGCTGTTTATAGAGGAATAGAAACAGTTGTGATTGACAAGCTCACGTATGCCGGAGATTTAGAAAGGCTGAAAAGTGTTATAGACAAAATTAAGTTCTATAGAGCAGATGTAACAAATAGAGAGTTTGTAGAGCATATATTTAAAGCAGAAAAACCTGATGTGGTAGTCCACTGGGCTGCAGAAAGCCACGTTGATAGAAGCATTTTAGATGCTTCACCTTTTATAGAGGCAAATGTGAAAGGAACGCAGGTTTTATTAGATGTGGCAAAAGAAAGTGATATAAAGCTGTTTATAAATATTGCAACAGATGAAGTTTATGGAGAACTTGGAGAAGATGGACAATTTTTTGAGGATACTCCACTGGTGCCAAACTCTCCCTATTCTGCAAGTAAAGCAGCAGCAGATATGCTTGGTAGAGCATACAGCAGAACTTATGGACTGCCGGTTATTACAGTCAGACCTTCCAATAACTACGGATGGTGGCAGTATCCAGAAAAATTGATACCGGTTGTTATACTGAAAGCGTTAAATAACGAACCTATCCCTGTTTATGGAACAGGAGAGAATGTGAGGGAGTGGCTCTTTGTTTCAGATTGTGCAGAGGCAGTTTTTGAGGTAATAAAAAAGGGAAAAGTAGGGGAGGTATATAATGTTGGAAGTGGTGAAGAGAGAAAAAATATAGATGTTGTAAAAGCTGTTCTGACTGTTTTGGGTAAACCAGAAGAACTGATAACATTTGTAAAAGACAGACCGGGGCACGACTTTAGATATTCTTTAAATACAGAAAAAATAGAAAAAGAAATAGGATGGAAAGCAAAAGTAAAGTTTGAAGAAGGTTTAGAAAAAACTGTTGCGTGGTATTTAGATAATATCCAGTGGGTAGAGAAAAAGCTAAAATATCTCAAAAACTACTGGGAAAAGATTTATGGCTAA
- the rfbC gene encoding dTDP-4-dehydrorhamnose 3,5-epimerase has translation MPFEFIKTDIPNVILIKPKVFGDSRGFFMETYKKSDFEKAGINADFVQDNHSKSVKGVLRGLHYQKKPFAQGKLVRCIKGKIFDVAVDIRKGSPTFGKWVGYELSEENKLMLWIPEGFAHGFLTLSDEAEVMYKVSGGEYSPQHDAGIIWNDPDVGIDWPLDDIEEVLLSDKDKKLPCLKDADINFVYGG, from the coding sequence ATGCCATTTGAATTTATAAAAACAGATATTCCAAATGTTATTTTGATAAAACCGAAGGTTTTTGGAGACAGTAGAGGCTTTTTTATGGAAACCTACAAAAAGTCTGATTTTGAAAAAGCTGGGATAAACGCAGATTTTGTTCAGGATAATCATTCAAAATCTGTAAAAGGTGTGCTGAGAGGCCTCCATTACCAGAAAAAGCCCTTTGCTCAGGGAAAGTTAGTCAGATGTATAAAAGGTAAAATATTTGATGTTGCAGTGGACATCAGGAAGGGAAGCCCCACCTTTGGAAAGTGGGTAGGATATGAATTATCTGAAGAAAACAAACTTATGCTGTGGATACCGGAAGGATTTGCCCATGGATTTTTGACACTTTCAGACGAAGCAGAAGTTATGTACAAAGTATCAGGTGGGGAGTATTCTCCTCAGCATGATGCAGGTATCATATGGAATGACCCTGATGTGGGAATAGATTGGCCTTTAGATGATATAGAAGAGGTTTTACTATCCGATAAAGACAAAAAACTACCTTGCCTAAAAGATGCAGATATTAACTTTGTGTATGGAGGATAG
- a CDS encoding PIN domain-containing protein, with translation MKYLLDTNIWLEALLKQEKSEEVVRFLDKYSGDVLVISDFSLHSILIILTRFKEFEVADMFLDDIIDSAIEIISVKPDRLKEVLKIIETYNVNFDDAYQYHIAKNHNLILVSSDKDFDKTGILRKTPEDLI, from the coding sequence GTGAAATATTTACTTGATACTAACATATGGTTGGAGGCTTTATTAAAGCAGGAAAAGTCAGAAGAAGTGGTGAGGTTTTTAGACAAATATAGTGGGGATGTTTTGGTTATTTCGGATTTTTCTCTACATTCTATTTTAATAATTTTGACAAGATTTAAAGAGTTTGAAGTGGCAGATATGTTTTTAGATGATATTATAGATTCAGCAATAGAAATTATATCAGTAAAACCTGATAGATTAAAAGAAGTTTTAAAGATTATTGAAACATATAATGTGAATTTTGATGATGCATATCAGTATCACATCGCAAAAAATCATAATCTAATTTTGGTCAGTTCTGATAAAGATTTTGACAAAACAGGTATATTAAGAAAAACACCTGAAGATTTAATATAG
- a CDS encoding DUF2281 domain-containing protein, with product MKFVEDKELINLIEELPEELKEEVKDFVRFLLQKEKKKS from the coding sequence ATGAAGTTTGTAGAAGATAAAGAGTTAATTAACTTGATAGAAGAATTGCCTGAGGAGTTAAAAGAAGAAGTAAAAGATTTCGTCAGGTTTTTATTACAAAAAGAAAAGAAAAAAAGTTGA
- a CDS encoding mannose-1-phosphate guanylyltransferase/mannose-6-phosphate isomerase, which translates to MKSIILAGGSGTRLFPLSRKKFPKQFLSFGDKETLLQKALKRNIKAVDSIEDIVIITNKDYQFHVKNQVKDIIDFPLEKLNIILEPIGRNTAPAIALAVKYALEKLEATEDEVLFISPSDHVISPDSKFVECVKKAEELAKQGYIVTFGINPTKPETGYGYIEADTENKIGEGYKVKQFHEKPDLETAQRYLMSGNYFWNSGMFAFSIKTILEEFKKHAPEIYNQMETQTFEELIMNFEDMPDISIDYAIMEKTDKALVLPLDIMWSDVGSWDSVYEVLDKDKNENVKIGNVLDINTKNSLIFGNKRLISTIGLEDLIIVETDDVLLIAKKGEGQKVKDIVNKLKESKETKELTEFHTTVYRPWGSYTELEKGERYRIKRITVQPGEALSLQMHYHRSEHWVVVKGTAKVILEDNEGNKKEYFIHENESIYVPKSTKHRLINPGKVPLEIIEVQVGEYVKEDDIVRFDDKYNRIE; encoded by the coding sequence ATGAAATCCATAATCCTTGCAGGTGGCAGTGGAACAAGACTTTTTCCATTATCGAGAAAGAAGTTTCCTAAGCAGTTTTTAAGTTTTGGAGATAAAGAAACACTTTTGCAAAAAGCCTTAAAGAGAAACATAAAGGCTGTTGATAGTATAGAAGACATAGTTATCATTACAAACAAGGATTACCAATTTCATGTGAAAAACCAAGTTAAAGATATTATAGATTTTCCTTTGGAAAAACTAAATATTATCCTTGAACCTATAGGTAGAAACACTGCACCAGCAATCGCTTTAGCTGTTAAGTATGCTTTAGAAAAGCTTGAAGCTACAGAGGACGAAGTTTTATTTATATCACCTTCAGACCATGTAATTTCTCCAGATAGTAAATTTGTTGAGTGTGTAAAGAAAGCTGAAGAACTTGCAAAGCAGGGATATATAGTAACATTTGGGATCAATCCTACAAAACCTGAAACTGGATATGGATATATAGAAGCAGATACAGAAAACAAAATTGGAGAAGGTTATAAAGTTAAACAATTTCATGAAAAACCAGATTTAGAAACGGCTCAAAGATATCTGATGTCTGGAAATTACTTTTGGAACAGTGGAATGTTTGCCTTTAGTATAAAAACAATTTTAGAAGAGTTTAAGAAACATGCTCCTGAAATCTACAATCAAATGGAAACCCAAACTTTTGAAGAACTAATAATGAATTTTGAAGATATGCCAGATATTTCTATTGACTATGCAATTATGGAAAAAACAGATAAAGCGCTTGTTTTACCACTCGATATTATGTGGTCTGATGTTGGTTCATGGGATAGTGTATATGAAGTTTTAGATAAAGATAAAAATGAAAATGTAAAAATTGGAAATGTTTTAGATATAAATACAAAAAATTCATTGATATTTGGTAATAAAAGATTGATATCTACAATAGGACTTGAAGATTTAATTATTGTTGAAACCGATGATGTTTTATTAATAGCAAAAAAAGGAGAAGGTCAGAAAGTAAAAGATATAGTTAATAAACTAAAAGAAAGTAAGGAAACGAAAGAACTAACAGAATTTCATACCACAGTTTATAGACCTTGGGGAAGCTATACAGAGCTTGAGAAAGGAGAAAGATACAGAATAAAAAGAATTACAGTTCAGCCGGGAGAAGCTTTGAGCCTTCAGATGCATTATCACAGGAGTGAACACTGGGTTGTAGTAAAAGGAACAGCTAAAGTGATATTAGAAGATAATGAAGGAAATAAAAAAGAGTATTTTATTCATGAAAATGAAAGTATATATGTCCCAAAATCTACAAAGCATAGACTTATCAATCCTGGTAAAGTTCCTTTAGAAATAATAGAAGTTCAGGTTGGAGAATATGTTAAGGAAGATGATATTGTGAGGTTTGATGATAAGTATAATAGAATTGAGTAG
- a CDS encoding GDP-mannose mannosyl hydrolase, which yields MGKLPLEIFKCIVKNTPLVSIDLIVENNGLFLLGKRINEPAKGFYFVPGGRILKNEKISQAFKRITKEELGQEFSIEKGKFLGIYEHFYENSFFDEGISTHYVVLAYKIKVKDKLDLPFYQHNKYVWLTKKEILESKEVHNYTKVYFGGR from the coding sequence ATGGGAAAATTGCCTTTAGAAATTTTCAAATGTATAGTAAAAAATACACCATTAGTATCTATAGACCTTATAGTAGAAAATAATGGATTATTTTTATTAGGAAAAAGAATAAATGAACCTGCAAAAGGATTTTATTTTGTTCCTGGGGGTAGAATTCTTAAAAATGAAAAAATTTCGCAAGCTTTCAAAAGAATAACAAAAGAAGAATTAGGACAGGAATTTTCTATAGAAAAAGGAAAATTTTTAGGAATTTATGAACATTTTTATGAAAATAGTTTTTTTGACGAAGGAATATCAACTCATTATGTAGTTTTAGCATATAAGATAAAAGTTAAAGATAAATTAGATCTGCCTTTTTATCAGCATAATAAATATGTATGGCTAACAAAAAAAGAGATTTTAGAAAGTAAAGAGGTTCATAACTATACCAAAGTTTATTTCGGAGGAAGATAA
- a CDS encoding GDP-L-fucose synthase family protein, protein MKKNYSLLTTNYKLDKNSKIYVAGGTGLVGSAIIRKLKEKGYKNIISTYHNRKPLDGDIRWIQVDLTNQEQVIKFFEKEKPEYVFLAAAKVGGIWANNVYRADFIYQNLQIQNNVIHNSYIYGIKKLLFLGSTCIYPKNCPQPIKEEYLLTAPLEYTNEPYAIAKIAGIKMCESYNLQYGTNFISVMPTNLYGYNDNFDLEKSHVLPALIRKMHLGKALEEGNWDEIRKDLDKNPIEGIDGKASKEEILRILDKYGIKLNNSTNYQLPTTNYLLHTTHSVSVEIWGTGKPMREFLWSDDMADACVYLMENIDFIDIVKQMYPELDKEKLRLSYTNKEIRNTHINIGTGEDISIKDLAYLIKDIVGFKGDLYFNTLKPDGTMRKVTDVSKLHSLGWKHKTSLEEGIRKLYDWYLNT, encoded by the coding sequence ATGAAAAAAAACTACTCACTACTCACTACAAACTACAAACTAGATAAGAATAGCAAAATATATGTTGCTGGTGGAACAGGATTAGTAGGTAGTGCAATTATAAGGAAATTAAAGGAAAAGGGATACAAAAATATAATTTCAACTTATCATAATAGAAAACCTTTAGATGGAGATATTAGATGGATTCAAGTAGATTTAACTAATCAGGAACAAGTAATAAAATTTTTTGAAAAAGAAAAGCCTGAGTATGTTTTTTTAGCAGCAGCAAAAGTTGGTGGTATATGGGCAAATAACGTTTATAGAGCAGATTTTATTTATCAAAACCTACAAATTCAAAATAATGTCATTCACAATAGCTATATTTATGGTATTAAAAAACTCCTATTTTTAGGTAGTACCTGTATATATCCTAAAAATTGCCCGCAACCTATAAAAGAAGAATATCTTTTGACAGCACCTTTGGAATATACAAATGAACCTTATGCTATAGCGAAAATAGCTGGAATAAAAATGTGTGAAAGCTATAACCTCCAGTATGGGACTAATTTTATATCTGTTATGCCGACAAATCTTTATGGATATAATGATAATTTTGATTTAGAAAAATCCCATGTTTTACCTGCACTTATCAGAAAAATGCATTTGGGAAAAGCTTTAGAAGAAGGGAACTGGGATGAAATAAGAAAAGATTTAGATAAAAATCCAATAGAAGGAATAGATGGAAAAGCCAGTAAGGAAGAGATACTAAGAATATTAGATAAATACGGAATAAAATTAAACAATTCTACAAACTACCAACTACCCACTACTAACTACTTGCTACATACTACCCACTCTGTATCAGTTGAAATATGGGGAACAGGGAAACCTATGAGAGAATTTCTATGGTCTGATGATATGGCTGATGCATGTGTATATTTGATGGAAAATATAGATTTTATAGATATAGTAAAGCAGATGTATCCAGAGCTTGATAAGGAAAAACTTCGTTTGAGTTATACAAACAAAGAGATAAGAAACACACACATAAACATAGGAACTGGAGAAGATATTTCTATAAAAGATTTAGCTTATCTTATAAAAGATATTGTTGGATTCAAAGGAGATTTATATTTCAACACTTTAAAGCCAGATGGAACCATGAGAAAAGTTACAGATGTTTCCAAACTCCATTCATTAGGCTGGAAACATAAAACTTCTTTAGAAGAAGGTATAAGAAAACTTTATGATTGGTATTTAAATACATAA
- a CDS encoding four helix bundle protein, whose amino-acid sequence MKCENLDVCERSCRLSVEICKYFKEFKDYGFKDQITRSALSISSNIAEEMEKESNKDKVKFLNIAEDSIAELITQIYIRIEIGYIRKEVGLDWKNELNEIIKMLRGLKKSLKRER is encoded by the coding sequence ATGAAGTGTGAAAATTTAGATGTTTGTGAAAGGAGTTGTAGACTAAGTGTAGAGATTTGTAAATATTTCAAAGAGTTTAAGGATTATGGATTTAAAGATCAAATTACTAGAAGTGCTTTATCAATTAGTAGTAATATTGCAGAGGAAATGGAAAAAGAATCAAATAAAGATAAAGTAAAGTTTTTGAATATAGCTGAGGATTCTATAGCAGAGCTTATCACTCAAATTTATATCAGAATTGAAATAGGCTATATAAGAAAAGAAGTAGGATTAGATTGGAAAAATGAATTAAATGAAATTATAAAAATGCTCAGGGGATTAAAAAAATCTTTAAAAAGGGAAAGATGA
- the gmd gene encoding GDP-mannose 4,6-dehydratase: MSKKIALITGITGQDGAYLAEFLLNKGYEVHGIKRRSSLFNTERIDHLYKDPHEENVNFFLHYGDLTDSLNLTRLIQKIQPDEIYNLGAQSHVAVSFEQPEYTANADGIGTLRILEAVRLLGLMDKTKIYQASTSELYGKVQEIPQNEKTPFYPRSPYGVAKLYAYWITVNYREAYGMFACNGILFNHESPIRGETFVTRKITRGATRIILGLDKKLYLGNLNAKRDWGHAKDYVEGMWLILQQDEPDDYVLATGKTTEVREFARKTFSELGMEIEFVGEGVDEKGTVKSVNEELLAKKLEKIGAEQIESIVSYAKSLIGKPVIEVDPKYFRPAEVDILIGDATKAREKLGWEPKHTLDDLIKEMVESDLEKNYRELVLKRCGFEVPKSCEL, encoded by the coding sequence ATGTCTAAAAAAATAGCTCTAATAACGGGCATTACTGGACAAGATGGAGCATATTTAGCAGAATTTTTATTAAACAAAGGATATGAAGTGCACGGAATAAAAAGAAGAAGTTCTCTTTTTAACACAGAAAGAATTGACCATCTGTATAAAGATCCTCATGAAGAAAATGTTAATTTTTTCCTGCACTATGGAGATTTAACTGACAGCTTAAATTTAACGAGGTTAATCCAAAAAATACAACCTGATGAAATATATAACCTTGGAGCTCAATCTCATGTGGCAGTTTCTTTTGAACAACCTGAATATACTGCGAATGCTGATGGAATAGGAACATTAAGAATATTAGAGGCTGTCAGATTATTGGGATTGATGGATAAAACCAAAATATACCAAGCATCTACATCAGAACTTTATGGTAAAGTTCAAGAAATACCACAAAATGAAAAAACTCCGTTTTATCCAAGAAGCCCTTATGGAGTTGCAAAACTTTATGCTTACTGGATAACTGTTAACTACAGAGAAGCTTATGGAATGTTCGCCTGTAATGGTATTCTTTTTAATCATGAATCTCCTATTAGGGGAGAAACATTTGTTACAAGAAAAATAACAAGAGGGGCTACAAGAATAATTTTAGGACTTGACAAAAAACTTTATCTTGGAAACCTTAATGCAAAAAGAGACTGGGGACATGCTAAAGATTACGTAGAAGGAATGTGGTTGATACTGCAACAGGATGAACCAGACGATTATGTTTTAGCAACAGGTAAAACAACTGAAGTTAGAGAATTTGCAAGAAAAACATTTTCGGAATTAGGAATGGAAATAGAATTTGTTGGTGAAGGAGTAGATGAAAAAGGAACAGTAAAATCGGTAAATGAAGAATTGCTTGCTAAAAAGTTAGAAAAAATAGGAGCAGAGCAGATAGAAAGTATTGTTTCTTATGCTAAATCTCTTATTGGGAAACCTGTAATAGAAGTTGACCCTAAATATTTTAGACCAGCTGAAGTTGATATTCTTATAGGAGATGCTACAAAAGCAAGAGAAAAATTAGGATGGGAGCCTAAACACACACTGGATGATTTAATAAAAGAGATGGTTGAAAGTGATTTAGAGAAAAATTATAGAGAGTTAGTTCTGAAAAGATGCGGTTTTGAAGTGCCAAAAAGTTGTGAATTATAA
- a CDS encoding glycosyltransferase family 2 protein → MKFFSNYKKLPLVSVITVVYNGERYIEGTIQSVINQTYPNIEYIIIDGGSTDRTIDIIKNYEDYIDYWISEPDNGIYDAMNKGLESATGDIIGFLNSDDFYASNNTIEKVVKEFIAQKVDSVYGDLIYVNSKDTSKIIRYWKSKPYKRGLFKKGWHPPHPTFFVKKEVYEKYGVFNLKFKIAADYELMLRFLEKYQISSSYISEVLVKMRIGGKSNKNIKNIIQANIESYKAWKENGLKTNPILFLAKPISKIFQYKFIGGKNV, encoded by the coding sequence ATGAAATTCTTTTCTAATTATAAAAAACTTCCTTTAGTGAGTGTAATTACAGTTGTATATAATGGGGAGAGATATATTGAAGGAACCATTCAAAGTGTAATAAATCAAACTTACCCAAATATTGAGTATATCATAATAGATGGAGGTTCAACTGATAGAACTATTGATATAATAAAAAATTATGAAGATTATATTGATTACTGGATTAGTGAACCAGATAATGGAATATACGATGCTATGAATAAAGGATTGGAATCAGCAACAGGAGACATTATAGGGTTTCTTAATAGTGATGATTTTTATGCTTCAAATAATACTATAGAAAAGGTAGTAAAAGAATTTATAGCCCAGAAAGTTGATAGTGTATATGGAGATTTAATTTATGTCAACAGTAAAGATACAAGTAAAATTATTAGATACTGGAAAAGCAAACCTTACAAAAGAGGGCTTTTTAAGAAAGGGTGGCACCCGCCCCATCCTACATTTTTTGTAAAAAAGGAAGTTTACGAAAAATATGGAGTATTTAATCTAAAATTTAAGATTGCAGCTGATTATGAACTAATGTTAAGATTTCTGGAAAAATACCAAATAAGTAGTAGTTATATATCAGAAGTTTTAGTAAAGATGAGAATAGGAGGTAAAAGTAATAAAAATATTAAGAATATAATACAGGCAAATATTGAAAGTTATAAAGCGTGGAAAGAAAATGGATTAAAAACTAACCCTATTTTATTTTTAGCTAAGCCAATTTCTAAAATCTTTCAATATAAGTTTATTGGGGGGAAAAATGTCTAA